TAGCTAGCGACGTAAATCTCATTTCGAGCCATTCCATCCATCTATTCCATCGATAATCCATATATCTAACAATCTATCCACAATTGATCCTATATCTATACATCAATCGATTATCTATCTTATCTATAGATCTATTATATATCTATTCCATCTAGGTATGAACCtctatctctctatatatattatatatatatctataatatagatatataaattatactaattatatatatatctagtgtgtgtgtggatatatgtatatatatatataatctatatatacacacacacaacatacataggtatgtgtgaacacacacacacatatatgctaTAATTACACACGCCATAACGTATATTACAGGACACCAACACCCACGCATTCTATATGTAGCGACTATAGTGATATATACACAACACGGTCATGTATCTATAACATCTATGTGGTAATCACAGTTCGCATGTATGTGTGTTGTATATCGGTATGGTGTGTcgggatatatatatagatacatatataCACTACACAGTAGTTTGGTATAGGTAGTGTccaattgtatatatatataagatcAGTATTATATGTAcctacacatatacacaccactATATACACATATATTGCTTATTCACATACACACCCCATctatacatatacacatgtatAATATATACaccatagatatatatatattacacacacaccacatatatgggatactgagttggatgatcatattgaatggcgaatggtgcaggctcgaagggccgaatggcctctactcctgcacctattgtctatgtttctaagtcttcaGTTAGCAATCACTCCTTGTCTTCCAGAAGCCAGTCGATGCATTCTGAACTGATTGGACAATCTCTGGTGCccaggatagagtggaggtgGCTAGCAGTGGCCTCATTCTTCCCCCGATCTCTCCAGAGTCTCAACATGCTGAAGGTCCGCATGACAGCACAGGGCTCCTGCTCGCAACGCTGGATTTCATAGTCTTGTAGCTGGAGAAATTGGATCCCAATTTGCTTCCAATTGTGGCCCATCTTGGTCGCCAACTTCATCAGTTGCCTGTCGGTCAATGTCTTTGTGATCTCTCCTGGAAAGGAATGAGATGTGGAGTTAAAACATGGTTCTCTTCAGCAGAGGAACAAATataatctcctaatttgaggaaggacattcttgccatagagggagtgcagagacggttcaccagactgattcctgggatgtcaggactgtcttgtgaagaaagattggatagacttggtttatactctctagaatttagatatatatatgtcgtgtgtgtgtgtgtgtatatatatatatgtgtgtgtgtgtgtatgtgtatgtgtgtgtgtgtgtgtgtgtgtgtgtgtgtgtgtatatatatgtgtgtgtgtgtgtgtgtgtgtgtatgtgtgtgtgtgtgtgtgtgtgtgtgtgtgtgtgtgtgtgtgtgggtgtgtgtgtgtgtgtgtgtgtgtttgtgtgtgtgtgtgtggatagtgatgtgtgtgtgtgtgtgtgtgtgtgtgtgtgtgtatatacatatgtgtgtgtgtgtgtatatatatatatgtgtagatagatgtgtgtgtgtgtagatatatatatatatgtgtagatgatagatagatgtgtagatgagatagatagagatagatagatagatagagatagatagatatatagatagatagatagatagatggatagatagatagatagatagatagatagatagatagatagatagataggatagatggatggagatagatggatggatggatggatagatacatagatagatacatatatatgtacacacacacacatatatatatatacacacacacacatatatatacacacatatatatatatacatatacatatatacacatacacacacacatatatatatgtgtgtatatatcacacacacatatatatatatatatacacacaccacacatatatatatatacacacacatacatatatatatggacacacacacacacacacacacatatatatatatacacacacacacatatatatatatatggatggatggatggatggatagatagatagacacacacatacatacatagatcatgtatatacacacacacacacatatatatatatatacacacacacacacacatatatatatacacacacacacacacacctatatatatacacacacacacacacacacacacacatatagaaacatagacaataggtgcaggagtagaggccattcggcccttcgagcctgcaccttttccattaatttgcccaccactgaagtcaaactaaggtCGACAATTGCGAGGTTTATTTGCTTCGAAAcctttttaaaacaattttgaaCACTGAATATTCAAGGAATATTGAAATATGACTTAACGTACTGATTTTCTTCGGAGCTGGGGTCCCACACACAGTTCCACCACCATCCTGTACTTCAGGGATCGCCCTTTTCCTCTCTGTTAAGTGAATGAACAAGAAACATGACAAGTTGTGGACAAGTCGAACCCAGGATTCCAGCGTGGAAATTTCCTTATTAACGAAAATATCAAAAAGCTCCGAATAACGGACTTTttttctaactccctctaaaatccaTTCACTGATTTGGCCCCCACTAacttctgtggcggagagttccacagattcaccactctctgtgtgtatatatgtgtatatatatatgtgggtgtgtgtgtatatatatatatgtgtgtgtgtgtgtgtgtgtgtgtgtgtgtgggtgtgtatatatatatatgtgtgtgtatatatatatacgcgtgtgtgtgtgtgtgtgtgtgtatatatgtgtgtgtatgtgtgtgtgtgtgtatatatatatatatacaggtgcacaaccttttatcctgaaattccaaataacgaaaagctccgaatagcggactttttttctaactccctctaaaatccatccactgatttggccccCATTACTTTCTGTgcaggagaattccacagattcaccactctctgtgtgtatatatatatgtgtatatatatgtgtttatatatatatatatatgtgtgtgtgtgcatatatatatatatgtgtgtgtgtatatattatatatgtgtgtgtgtgtgtgtatatatatatatgtgtgtgtgtgtgtatatatatgtgtgtgtgtgtatatgtatacagtgtgtgtgtgtgtgtatatgtgtgtgtgtgtgtgtgtgtgtgtgtgtgtgtgtgtgtgtgtgtgtgtgtgtgtgtgtgtgtgtgtgtgtgtgtgtatatatatgtgtgtgtgtgtgtatatatatatgtgtgtgtgtgtgtgtatatatatatgtgtgtgtgtgtgtgtgtatatatatatatgtgtgtgtgtgtatatatatatatgtgtgtgtgtgtgtgtatgtatgtgtgtgtgtgtgtgtgtgtgtgtgtgtgtatatatatgtgtgtgtgtgtgtgtgtatgtgtgtgtgtgtgtatgtatatatgtgtgtgtgtgtgtgtgtgtgtgtgtgtgtgtgtgtgtgtgtatatgtgtgtgtgtgtatatatatatgtgtgtgtgtgtgtgtgtgtgtgtgtatatatatatatatatgttatatatatattatatacaggtgcacaacctttatccgaaattccaaata
Above is a genomic segment from Leucoraja erinacea ecotype New England unplaced genomic scaffold, Leri_hhj_1 Leri_1727S, whole genome shotgun sequence containing:
- the LOC129716134 gene encoding uncharacterized protein LOC129716134, with amino-acid sequence MAPSRSLLRVLDELSASDLSRFVFLLADGAGDGETIPRGRLEGETREGIASLLRRHFAGRAMAVTRKILLEVPRRDLVEGMLAVDEDHARGSTPERKRAIPEVQDGGGTVCGTPAPKKIREITKTLTDRQLMKLATKMGHNWKQIGIQFLQLQDYEIQRCEQEPCAVMRTFSMLRLWRDRGKNEATASHLHSILGTRDCPISSECIDWLLEDKE